Part of the Nicotiana sylvestris chromosome 2, ASM39365v2, whole genome shotgun sequence genome, TCAGGGGTATCTATTTTACTATAGTAATTAGTAAGCTATCAGTTTGATGTTTATATATATAGTGGAGATTCTTTCTTTCCTTCGTTGCTTCTTCCTTTTTTGTTATTATTCATTATTTTATTCTAATATTCTCCCTTTTCATCTCACTGATAAGGTAAAATACGTCGAAGAAATTTACTAATTAGCTGGCCAGCAAATAATTTGTGAAAGTGGAATTGAAGATTTTGTCTCCACGGATCATCTGGCATCGATGTGTCGGAATATATTACTGTAATAATTAGTGACACAAATAAAAACTTAGTGAAAATAACATGCAAATAATAGCTTTAGAATAAGTGCTTGATTTCACTGTCTTGGAAATTATTATAGTGCTCTCCCACATTCTTGAAAGTTTATTGGGTCTATTACCAACTTTCCTTGGGAAGTTATCAGTGCTTTGCCATAATGGCAAAAGAATAAATTGGGCTAATGTTCACATTGGAAATATTAATATTCCACACCTTAACATAATCTTCCATTTAATTCATATGTTTCTAAATATTAATATGTTTAGCTTCAATTCTCATTATCTTTTTTTTCCATTCTTCAGTCCCAAATATTCTCTACATTGGCAAATAAGAAACAAGTTGGTACATATCAAATTCACAAAGGACTATCTTTTTTCCAGCAATGCTAGATATACATCTTGGTAAAGGGAGGACTGATTCCATAAATTTAGAGTTTGAGTGGATATTCTCATCATTACAAATATTAAAATGAAAGGATGCAAAAGCAGTAAGAAATATATTCTATTTGAGTAGGCAGATAAAATGTCAAgctataattaattatttaatgaaTATAAATAATCAATGCAATCTCCAGTAAGCAAACTGTGGTTGGTCTTACATGTCAAAAGATATTGTCACGAAAGGTATCAACACACTTGGAACTTGTATTCATTtagtaataaaataaaatcatTGTGTCTATCCTTATATTTTAATCATTTCATGGCCTTTAAGTGGGAAGTTGCCAACCAGATGATTTACTACTAAGAAAAGGATGCTCATGGCACATGACGTTTTAACCAACCAAAATATTTAAAGAGAAATGGAAAATaatacatttatttatttttaagtcaAGATAGAGCAATTAATTGATAATCCTTTATTCTCAAGAAGATTTGATGTGACTCCTTgctttttaatttcttgtttggaATCATTTTACTTGGACGATCTCGTTCCTTTCTTTTTCTAATATAATCTTGGTTTTAGTTGGGTGCTTAGCATTTGTGATTTTTAAATAAACAGATAATTAAGCAAGTAATCATATTATACTTCCTCATCCAATTGATGGGATAACATTTGATTGAATGCAAAGTACAAGTAAGAAATTTCTTGATACTCCATGCCTTATTAAAAGTTTATGGTATATGTAGGTCACTCtttggaagaaaaaaataaatgaatGAGAACATATTAAAATGATTGTAATATTTGACCAATTTTGTTGACATCATAATTGTGATATTTGAATTTCCATTCTCTCATTAAATATTTAAGGTCAAATGGGAAAATAAATACTTCAAATCTTTGAAAAGTAATTGGGATTGTTtggttaattattttattattatttctccCTAAACTTGCAAAGTGAAGGGTCAATTATCTAACCCGAACCTTCCGACCTACAGCAAATTGAGATCTTGGATCATCCCAAATATTCTATTCAAACAACCCAAAATGATTTACATTATTCTTTTAGAATGAGATTAgaagttattttcctttttttttaaatatgtcATGATCAATTAATGGGGTACGCCTTTCTAGAATATGTTGCAATTAGAATCCATAGCCAGCAACTATTGTTTTGAATTTCGATAATGCAAGCCTCTTCACATTTTATTCTTGGTCGCTGATGCATATGTAATTGACTAACTTGTCATCTATAAATTAttctttattacgtaatttattttTAACTGATTTGATGTGTAAGCAACATATAAAAAATAGAATACTTTACTTTTGTCAAAGGTGAACTGAATTATGGTGCACAACATGCAACAAATAATGTTGTCCTTAGTCAAGGCTGGCTCACAATTAAATCAATTGGAAAAGGCAATCAAGAACACTTCTTTTGAATTATTAAACCATAAAAAAATATTGAACTGCAAACGTATAGGATCCAAATCAAACTAGAAACACAAAATAACTAAAAAATACAAGCCATACTCAACATTTAATATCACTTCGCAAATTGTTCTAATGACACCATCATTAACCCTTTCTGCACAATATTAAATCCGTGGATTTTGCAGTTctctcttttaaaatataatgctGTTTTCTAAAACACTTGAAAatccttttttctctttctctttggctttgttgcttttgcTTTAAGGAAAGAGATGAGAGTTGGATTCATAAATTAAACTTTCAACAAATTAAAACCAAGGCCAACATGCCTATGTAAAGCTTTTCCACAACGTATACCTTAGAAGATTCAAGGAAATTAAGCAAAGGGTACCGCAATAATTGTGCCTACCAATAATAACCAACATGACAACAAGAATATTGAAAGTCCAAAACCAAAacctaaagaaagaaaaattgttGACCTAGGAAAatttgaggaaaaagaaaaaaggaattgGAAAAATGGCAATGAAAAAAGAAACTCTCCACGGGTTGTCGGCGTTTTGTCAAAGGATGGAAAAGTTATACTAGTATGCTGTATCTAACCTTATCATGATATCATGTGTGAACTTTGATTTACATAAAAGATTCTAACAATAATAGATGTATCGTGTAGTTAATTTGTATCATTATGCTCAGCACAAAGTACCCCAAATATGCATTTGACActatttccttaatcatctatCCTAAATGCATTATACTACATTGTTTAAGATAAtactatttggaaataattcaattacaattatttttttattttacacTTAATGACATGATTTTATAACAAGCCACAAAAAGTCATTCCAATATTTAAAATTGCAAGTTCAAATGttaaccttttttttttattttcgtgcTAATTTAAACTCTGCAAAAGTAATGTGATATTTCTCATATTTAGGGAGTATAACTAATTACGCATCAGCAAAAATACAGACTAAGCAGTAGTAATATTTTGTACTTAGCTTTTTACATGTTTATGCCAgtattatatttatatatgtgGACAAAAGCAAAAAAGTGAACACCAACATAATGGAGTCCGGAACCCAATTGTGATTCTTTTGGACACAAAATATATAAATAGGTGGGGAAAAAAGGTGACATTTttatgtatagcgccacaatacttaGCGCTATACAATAACGTTAACTGTgtcgttactgtatagcgccaagtATTGTGGCGCAATACTGAAAAAACTGACACGctaggtatagcgccacaatacctggcgttATACATAAGTTTTATATATAGCATCTGGTATTTTGGCGCTATACTCCTTTTTCCTGGCCCCACCAACaattcctgacttcaataattcaaaagcgtatagtgccaactttttgggcgctatatatatatatatatatattcggttAGCCaattcctatataaagaggttaggattgtatataaattcattcaaaaataattttaactcttgttgaaacgtttattgttgttaaattctccaacattttttcattatgtctgaagagcgtagaataagagtcattatattggggggtgaggttgtgatggagaataactccgtgggctacagtttacctgctcagtgtcatgttaaattgccacttacaatagagtacgataaattgatatcgttgttatgcaaaaaaatgagtgtgaggaaacgttcagtgatacttaaagtaaccggaagatatctgtattccgtcactccgcaaggggttgctttttactcggagtttaacatcaacgatgatgaaattttgagtgattttctgaggactccggacgaatgccgggaatttcttgtaatcacaatgttggagatgtacgtgaaggtcgaaaatgttccaaaaaacgaggttgtgcgtagtagagataacccccagtcatcgggtggttattctggagcagtttttaccggacaggttccggatgaaagagttttccttgatttaaacttatcaccgccggcgaatgagcagcgagaaaataatttatacattgctttccataattcacaagacgagtggtaaactttaattttcatttgtgttaattatgtatatttttggcgtattgaatttgtattaacgctcatatatttaatagggggtaccgaccggatatgaattttacaagtggcccatccggtagtcatcacctaattgaaaacgtccatcatggaatttcatcacattacgacttgtaagtgaagtgatatagccatatggaaagtatttattaattcagtagcttatatttttgttggttgtgcagtgaaaacgagcaagttgaaccactcgtactcactcaattgaccgaaaacgacgtattacatcgggatctggcagatgcacaaaGTGAGGAACAaaacagtgattacgataacaatgccgatgaatccggagacgagacaccctttttcgtgaggatggtgatgagcaggatgaggaggaaggacctgatttgaagagatACCCCCCCTAGACAAAGAGTGTACGAGTCTGAAGTGTcctttcattcaagggagattccttacattgataacttgccaaccgtgccggatgtggaagctctcacaagggattttgatgaaatccggacagcaatgtgggatgaatctagaccaacggtgcttgcaaaggggatgctttttcctgataaagcacgcttaagcagggcttgtaaaatgcacaacgtaaaagagtgtcgtgagatgcaggtatgggagtcaagtccgatggtatacaaggttgtttgccgcaggtggttttggccatgtaattggatgttgcgtgcgaccaaaaagaagacaggtatgtggaaagtgggtaaatacaatcccacccacacatgcgaaatggacacattcaacgagaatcacttcaacttggatattgatttgatttctcttgtacttattccgcacctcgaagcgtccataaggtatacaatcaaaaagtgcattacatcagtccaccaggaatattgccataccattacgaaaagaaaggcatttctcgggtgcaaacgagcgtttgaaattgtctacggtaattgggataagtcatttgcatctctgtcaaagtacatggccgcactgcagcgctttaaccccgggacatttgttgaatggaagcttgagcagagtccggGAACAATGgaaccaaactatcattaataattatgtgtttttttataatttaaattcatatttttaataacttaattgtacaaattatatatatatatatatatatatatatatatatatatataggttccGGACTCGATATTCTGAGGCCCAATGACACCGAACTATCACTAATAATTATGTGTCTTTTTATagtttaaattcatatttttaataacttaattgtacaaattactaattatgtgtgttgatacaattattaacttaattgtacaaaatttgcattttcaacaaccagtataagatacttaaacaaaaggaattctaagctaaaatactacacattactacgctacaaggctctaaattttactatgctacaaggctctaaattttactacgctaaaagggtctacgttttactacgctaaaaaataatctaaactaaacataaacaacaaataaatttaattgcaaataaaacactaaacggcatgaaaacacatatatataaatcaggatattaacagacaaatttattttacaaatttatatatttttttagaaaatactaatattaaATCCAGATAAattttaacatgctagtttcgaaaaaaaaacacaaaccgaaatagaacacatacaaatcaaataatatgcattattataaatgttttaactaaaataaatcgaaatacctcgatttagaattttcggaaagcaaaaaaattgaaatttttactcaggaagtgtgaatcaacaataacacgaagctctactcgaatgtgggacctacgttTTTCAAGTTTTATGTGCCGGGGGAcccaaattttctttttttttttaaaatggagGGCAGCAGCGGGTATGGGGAGGGGGGGGACCAAGAAGAGTAGAGAAGGGTTAAATAATGGaggaagaaaagatgaagaagacgGATGAAATTTTAAATAAGGGGTATAACGCCAgttattgtggcgctatacttgTGTCGTGTTAGCTTTTGCAGTATAACGCCACAATATTtgacgctatacattaacggtgccgttatcgttaatgtatagcgctaGGTATTTGGGCAATATACATAAAAGTATAAATTTTTTTTCCCATATATTTGTGTACTTTAaatccaaaagaaccacattttgattCCGGACTCAAGAGAATGGTGCACCATGAGAGCAGGTAATCTTTTACTCTTTCTCGTAGAATAGGTGGTCCGTACACAGACAAAACCCAGTTAGGACTAGGGACAAGGTAGCGAAACAGGGAAACCCGCACATGAAACAGAAATTAAATTGGGTCCCATCCTATTAGTACTACGTTTCCCGGGTCCTACTTAGTGGGTCCCCTGTGAACGTGGCGACGCAGTTTCCACCTCACACGTGCGACAGTGTGGGTCGCACCTTACAGTACAGAAAAGGAAAATAccaacaaaattttattttaattaaagaaaaccTCCCCTCACGTTCCCAACGAGTCCTCTCGAAATCATCAATATTTTTATTCATATAATAAAAGGggggaaaaacaaaaagataaaggaaaaaggcaAAGAGATATGAACAATAATGTGGTCTAACGGTGGCGTGGGCATCTGATACAGTGAAGATCGACGTGGCATAGACCCAAAATGTCAGTTATTGCCGCTAATAATCTCAGCCATGTAATCACGTCATCCCCGCAGTTTTCACTATTTTCAAGAAGAAAAGGAATACGATATTTTTTGCCTATAAATCAGCTGACCCGAGTGACTTTCATTTATTAAGTTATAGAAAAATCCAAATATTGTGGGGACTGGTAATGGGTGTGGAGATTCTTTTGTTTTTTATGGAGAAATTTGAGAAAATCAAGGTCTAGAAAGATAcaaagaaaattgataaaaattTAATGTATGGAGAGACTAATACTCCTAGTATTTCTTTTTACAGTTTGCATGGAAAATATAAATCCCACTATAGAAGGCATTGAAACCGGGAAATTTGATAATGTTAAGGTAACTTTTACTGCACATTTTTTCTATTGTAGAAATATAAATTTTTATGTTACATGATAAGAACTATTCCCGAAGATATCACTCTTATGATGGTAAAGATTATTATAGTAATTTttacaaataaaattaaaagaTCATCTAGCAATATCAATCTTGTGAATTAAGTGTGCTTgtataaataattttaaattaaCAGTAAATTTTATTTTGTAACAAATGATTGATAACCAATTCAACTTGACTAATGCACATTCTTAAAAATGGAAATATTTCTAAAATTTCCTATATTTATTTAGGCATAATTTTATAATTTCAAGAACTTATTTAAATAagtaataatataattatttttctGTAATTCATTCTAGATCACATGTTAGGTACTCTATTTAAAAAGTAATAACAttctttaaaattatttaaattttatttacaATGGCATAACCGTAGTAGTACCTAAATGTTATGATAGCCATGGTTAAATTTTGGAAAACATTTGTAATATTTGCCAAACATTTATTTTCCTTAAACTTTTTGTTCCATAAAACGCTGCATTgcataaaaagaaaataatgaatATCTAATTTAGTAAGTGATGATAAATATGTAAAATCTCATCCATCCCATACTTTTACTAATTTCAAAGCCTTTTTAATTGGGTCGAAGActttttctctctctaaaattctTTATTGACTTTCCCTACCCCATTTCTCTCTCTATCCACAAAACTGAACGCATAAATAAAGGCAAAAGCCCCATTCATTTCTCTCTAGTCGCCACCTCCAACTCCAAATCTACATATGCTCTCTCCCTCTTCTCTCTTTCTCTGATCAAAACCAAAAACATCAAAAGCATTCACTACCAAAACAAGAATCACATATTCAACAGACGCTTAAGTTTTTTCCATGGCAGTTGAAGCTAAGCATATCAATCTTTTTCCTTCACAACAGCAACAAATTTTCTCGAATCAAGTAAATGGGTTTTCGTACAATACCCAGATGGCTTCTGCTTTGCCTTTGCCTACGCAAGAGAATAGTAGTTTCTTGCCGTTTCATCACAGCCTTATGTGCGATTCTGTTCAGCCCAAAACGTCCGTTAACACCGACAGTGGCCTCACTTTTAACCTTCCCCCAACTGCCACTGCCACTGCCAACGCCGTTAACGCTGCTGCTACGAGAAAGCGTTCAAGGGATTCGCTTAATCAATTTAATACTTGTAATAATATTACTACGTCGTTTGTTGGAGATGCCGTTTTACCACTGCTTCAACAGTACCAGTTGGATATCGACCGCATCATTTCTCATCATGTAAGTCTACTGAAAAATTTCAATTCTATTGCCTTTTTCTGTTTATTTTTGTTCTGAATTTTTTCGCTAATAAGTTTTTATTTGTTGGTGATTTACAGACTAAAAAAATAAGGTTGGAGTTAGAAGAAAGACAGAAGCAGCAAGCGAGAGTTTTAGTGGCTGCCATTGGAGAAGGTGTGAcaaagaaactaaaagaaaaagatGAACAGATTCAAAGAATGGGGAAAATAAATTTCGTTTTACAAGAAAAAGTCAAAAGTCTGTACGTTGAGAATCAGTTATGGAGGGATTTGGCACAAACAAACGAAGCAACGGCCAATTCCCTACGTAACAACTTGGAACAAGTGTTGGCTCAAGTGGGCGATGAGCGCCTCTCCGCCGGCGGAAACGTTATCGGAGCGGCGGAGGAAGACGCGGAATCTTGCTGCGGTAGCAGTGACCACGGCGCAGCGGGGGAAGAGGAGGAAGAAATCGAAGGCAGGCGCACGTTAGCGTGTGAAGCGCAGGATAACAGGATGTGCAAGAGGTGTGGGGAGAGGGAATCGAGTGTGTTGCTGTTACCATGCAGGCACCTGTGCCTTTGTGCAGTGTGTGGGTCCACTTTACTCCATACATGCCCTGTATGTAACTCTAATATGAATGCCACAGTGCATGTTAACATGTCTTCTTGATCaataaaaaaagccaaaaaaaaaggaaagaatttccAAAAGAGAGAAACTAGGAAGAGGAAAAGCAATAGAAACAATAGAATTTCGTTGTAGTTAGAAAAAAAGGCTAGACTTTTAGTTTGTAAATTCCCTCAGAAATTGTAAAATGcaaattcttcatttttttttaatctctGTTATTATTTAATCGCCAGTTTGAGCAATTGAGATTATGGGATGTCACAGTTCAATTGATTTATCATGTGGTACAACTATTACAGCCAGTTTCTCAAGCAATGTATTTGTCTTTGTATATCTTGAATCCATAGATGGTGGCATACAGAGAACAGGTTTCCATTTATGGTACAACAATCCATGCCAAGCCAGAATATTTTTGTTCATACAGATTGAATATTGTTTCCACAAATTTGTTTACATACAAAGTGCTTAAAGGGGATTGGAAAGAAGtcatttatttttactattttttttaccTTAGCTTAACAGATATCCATAGTAAAAGTAGGACTGGAGGGTAAAGGGTGATGAATGTTGGGTTAAACATAAAGTTACTTTTGCTTTAGTTGTGACTTTGATAGATATTGGGTAGTTTTTATCAATGTCCAGATAAAGGTTGGGTGCATGCCAACTTTTACAAAGAATCCTACTTTTGTGATTGCTCACAGTCACAGCACCTCTTTGGCAGAAAAATGTGGTCCTCTCTATTGAATTAGGTACTCTGCACTGCCCCTATGGGCATATTGACAATTATGACTGTTTCAACATTTAATTTGCGGTGACATAAAGAGACATTTTCTGTTGGTAGTGTGGGGTTGATTTGGGATTTTTCTTGCATAAATGCTAGAGTACTAGTGGTACTGTTTGTTTGCTTAGGTGAGATGTCAAGAATGCTGAAAAAAGTAGGATTGTATTGGTTTTAGTATTGGTAGGGTAGTTTCTTCTACTATTATAGCAAAAGctattaaagaagaaaaacaaagtgGACCCAAAAACAAGCTAATCCCCCTAACTTTGCAGGCATATGTAGTGATGGTGAAAACAACAGGTTTTGAAAATCAATTTACTCTTCATTTCTTTTTTGAAAATCATGTCCTAGCTTTTCCCTAATCAATTAAATTAGGTTTCACCTTAGCcacccttcaagatgtgggctaTTATCACTTCTAATTCACGCCagatattatttatatttgatagctaaaaaagtttaaaaaatttgtataatttttgtatataacatatataacttttatatatacaaaaaatatatataaaaaaattttatcggctattatttttatAGTGACTATATATTGTCATTTATTGTCACCATTTAAAGAATGCTTGTTTTCACCTTAATAATTGATTGCTTGTAAAGTCAGATAATTGGTTAAATGAACTGATGATGTACATGCATAGAACGCCTAAATCATTATTAGTAGTAATTTTTGTGGGCTACTTACCTATGTTGCAAAGCTGAATGTATTATTAACCTCTAGGGTTGGCATCAGGTACGCCAAGGATGTCCTAAGATGTTATTTCTAAGTTAATCAATTAAATATACATGAAGTTAAGAAACTGAACAGTACAATGACATTGTTTATCTTATTGGTGCAACTTTTGATTTTTACATGCATCATTTCATTAATATTTTTACCTCGCCTTTAGCCTCAAATCCCTTAGaaaaattaaatgaataaatacatatatacatgtgtTAGTATGCACAAGATTCTATCCTTTAAGAATAGTTACTAATTAACATACGATGTTATCTAACATTATGTTACTTAAATATAATAAAATGACATGATTCAGTGGTCTTATTATGCATTGATTCGGGACAGTACAAGTAGTGGGCAGTGGTCAGTGGTCAGTGGTCAGTGGTCATGGTCCAGGGTCAGATTCATTAGCCATCAGGACAACCTTGcgtattgatgatttttttggGGTTGGTTCTCTTCTTGGAATCTTCCATTATGAGGCACAATTTTATAGGTGTTATAAGGACAAAAGTGTCAGTGGAAAATTTGGCACATTTCACATTTCTTGTCCCTCTTCATTTATTGTTTCTGCATTTGAGATGGGTTTTTCTGCATTCATTTATTTCCATTTTGAAACAAAAATGACCATGCAGCTCATTTATCATCAAATTTTCAGTCTTTATGTTATCATAGATTGTGTTTTAATTTTCACACTACTATCGAGCCAAAATCGTTTTGACCAAAATGGAATCAAATTTAGTACTACTGATCCAACCAAGTCGAATCAAATTGAATGAAACAAAAGAGCTAGTGAACCGAGTTCAAGTTTGCTCGGATCCAAGCTTAACCAGATGTAGGTATATTGTTCGAAAACATTAAATTTTAGATATATAATGAAAAAGTAAGAAATACTGTTGcttctttgcttttcttttcttgtgtAATCTGTGTCAGGCCTATAAATATATGTAACGTTGTAATCAGAAACATGACCCAAAGTGCCGGCCAAGATTCTGACACGTCACATTCAGAAATGTCCCAAacattaaaaataaaaacaaatgcgAAAATAAGATAGGAGCTTACTGATAACGATGGATCTCACACGTACCATTAATTATATTTTGTGGTGTTTTTTCGGGAGTTGAAAATTAAAGGGAAAAttataataaagtaaaaaaaaatgaaggGTCAAAGGAAAAGAGGAGCCCCCACCACGTGTGAATAGAACAGGAAAGCGCATAATAGCAAAGCAATTGTCGTGGTGTATGGAAACAAGGACCAGTCCAAAAAATGAGAGGGCAAGCGCTTTACGCCAAAGGTACAGAAACAGAAGCCGAGGGGTGCAGGATAAGCAGGAATCGTACACTGTATAAACACGCCTAGTAAAAGAATAGAGTTATGGATATGAGCAGAGAGATAGAGGGGACTCTCCTTAAAAATCGCCGGGGTGGGGACGAAACAGACAGATAATGATGGCGTACGTTAGTGGGGGATGGTTATCTGTTCATGTCAGAGCCGTGAAGATCGGTTTTGGTACTCGCACCTCTCTATTTTTGCAGTCAATGTTGCCTTTTATTGATTCTTCTCTTCCTTGTTAATTTACTACTATGAGTTTTAACTTTCTTTCAATTTAATTATTATAAGGCATGCCTTTtattgacgctaatatatttatGATTAAGATCCTGTTTGGATTAGCTGATTATAAATAGCTGATAAACTTAAAATGTTGAAAAGTA contains:
- the LOC104215737 gene encoding BOI-related E3 ubiquitin-protein ligase 1-like; this encodes MAVEAKHINLFPSQQQQIFSNQVNGFSYNTQMASALPLPTQENSSFLPFHHSLMCDSVQPKTSVNTDSGLTFNLPPTATATANAVNAAATRKRSRDSLNQFNTCNNITTSFVGDAVLPLLQQYQLDIDRIISHHTKKIRLELEERQKQQARVLVAAIGEGVTKKLKEKDEQIQRMGKINFVLQEKVKSLYVENQLWRDLAQTNEATANSLRNNLEQVLAQVGDERLSAGGNVIGAAEEDAESCCGSSDHGAAGEEEEEIEGRRTLACEAQDNRMCKRCGERESSVLLLPCRHLCLCAVCGSTLLHTCPVCNSNMNATVHVNMSS